The stretch of DNA actgtagcattttttttttatttgacaaatattgtctcattatagactaaataggcttaaaaaatcgtcttataaattacatacaaactatataattaattattttttatctatatttaatgctctatgcatgtgccaagTTCTATATGACAAGGAATCttagaaaattttacaaaatttttagaaaataaatCAAAGCCTCCATCGTATTAATTGCTGACGCATGACGCATGCAGTGATGTATGCACAAGATATTTTTagtgttaggccttgttcagatcCAAAAGGTTTTCGAATTTTGATTctgtaatattttcgtttttatttgacaaatattatccaatcataaagtaactagatttaaaagatttgtttcgcGATTTAAAaaacaaactgtgtaactagtttttgtttttttctatatttaatctatgcatgtgctgcaagattcgatgtgacgagaaatctttaaaaaattagtttttagagtaactaaacaatgccttattGTCCCTTTTTTACGGGATCTTTGTCAGAGCAAGCTTTGCTGCAGATGCTCCGCTGCTTATAACAAGATTATCAGTAATAACGCAGCAAAGCCAAATAAGCGGCTGTATCTGGTAATGGTAACCGGCAACCACGACGTTTCGTCGCCGAGATTCCCCGGTTTCGTCGCAGAAACCTCTAGCTCCCGCACAGAACGGCAACTGGTGGATAAAGCCTTTGCTCCCTGTCCAAGCAAAAGGTCAACCTGGTCAGACGACATTATCCAATCGAAATCGATGCATATCCACTCGACACCGAGCGATCGATGCAAACCTAACGCGTCGAATATCTGCTACTGGATTGGATCATTCgatgaggctttgtttagtttggaaAAAAATTTAGCTTTTGGGTTCTGTaatactttcatttgtattttataattattatttaatcataaattaatttagcTTAAAAATTTTctctcgtaaattataaataaggtcttatttagttctgaagagtgaaaagttttcggtactgtagcacttttgtttgtttgtgacaaatattattcaattatggactaactagaatcaaaagattcgtctcgtgatttacaactaaactgtgtaattagtttttgttttcgtctatatttaatatttcatgcatgtgtcacaagattcgatgtgacgaggaatcttgacaactttttggttttcagaatgAACTATACAAGGCCTCAACTATCATCACACCATGCGTTGAATGTCACGGCAGTACTCTCTATGCTCcaaattatttatatttttgatTTAGTTGTCACAAGTTTAACTCAATTTATAAAATTTGTGTGTAATATTTGTATtttcaaatattttttaaaaaactagattcaaatatgtttttaataatactaattatgtactataaatattaatatttttttaatatatattttattaaaattatttctcgataaataaaaacaaaagatatTTTAGACTGGAAGGAGCATGTGCTAGCAATAAATTCCGACAAGGAAGGGCCACCGAACCGTAGGTGTAGCTTGTTCGTTTGTTTGGCCTTATATTAGCCAAATCTGCTTATCATTTAGTAGTGTTTTTGTGTTACaataaagtttttaaattttgatataatagaattttcgtttttatttgacaaacattgtccaagcatgaagtaactaggcttaaaatatttatctcgcgatttacagacaaattatacaattagttttgtttttatctatatttaatacttcatgcatgtgccacaagattcgatgtgacgaaaaatcttgaaaagtttttagtttttgcagtaaactaaacaagaccttaacaactccaatcaaaCACCCCTTAATATGTATTCCGACAAGGGCGGGCCACCAAACCATAccagccttgtttacttctattttttttacaaaatagatattatagtaatttcatttgtatttgactaatattgttcaatcatagactacttaggcttaaaagatttgtctcacaaattacagataaattgtacaattatttatttttatttatatttaatgctcatgtatatgccgcaagattcgatgtgatggagaatcagaaaaaattttgcaaaatttttttaactaaaccggTAGCATCTGTAGCACCCAAAGACTTTTGCGGCACTATGCTGCGTTTGAACATACCAGACTTGAGAGATGGCCATCAGTGGCACCATCCCCACCAACCATATGTTGGATATGTTGAAATGCATGGAAACAAAATTCTAGAGAAAATAAGGAGGGATCCTAAAGATAGAATAGGATTACAGCTAGACGTCCTTGGCCTGTACTCCTACAAACACCCACCGAGAATCCATGCAATCAGTGCTACTCGCATTTGTTTGCTTCCATTTTGCTCAAAACAAGTCTTGCAAAGCCCATTCTTCTCTTCACCCTGCAACCGTGTTTCTCTGCATCCTGCCAGCGCGCGCGTGTTGTGTTGAGAGTTGAGAGTTGAGGCGCTCCGATGGCTGAGCTGATGGCCACCATGGTTGTCGGCCCTCTCGTGTCCATGGTGAAGGAGAAGGCCTCCAGCTACCTCTTGGACCAGTACAACGTCATGGAGGGCATGGAGGAGCAGCATGAGACGCTCAAACGCAAGCTGCCGGCCATCATGGATGTCATTGCTGACGCCGAGGAGCAGGCGGCAGCCCACAGAGAAGGGGCCAAAGCTTGGCTCCAGGCGCTTCGGAAGGTGGCCTACCAGGCGAATGATGTCTTCGATGAGTTCAAGTATGAGGCACTCCGTcgggaagccaagaagaaaggGCACTACAAGAAGCTTGGGTTTGATGTGATAAAGCTCTTTCCTACTCACAACCGTGTTGTGTTTCGTTACAGGATGGGCAACAAGCTTCGCCAGATTCTTGAAGCACTTGAGGTCCTCATCATAGAGATGCATGCATTTAGGTTTGAATTCCGACCACAGCCACCAATGCCTAAGGATTGGAGGCAGACAGATTCCAACATCATTGACCACCAGGAAATTGCTAGCAAATCCAGAGGCAAAGAGAAGGAGGAGGTTGTTAACAAATTGATTGGTGATCAAGTGAGTAATTCACAGCTTATGGTCCTTCCCATCGTTGGAATGGGAGGGCTGGGCAAGACCACCTTAGCTCAGCTTGTGTACAATGACTCTGAAGTTAAGAAGCATTTTCAGTTGCAACTTTGGGTATGTGTCTCTGATAACTTTGAAGTTGATTTAATAGCTAAAAGCATAGttgaagcaaaagagaagagcaGCAGTAATTCAAGTGAAAAATCACCACTGGAAAGACTAAAAGAAGCAGTGAGTGGGAAGAGGTACCTCCTTGTCTTGGATGATGTATGGAACCGTGATGTAAATAAGTGGGGAAAGCTGAAATCCAGCCTACAACATGGAGGCAGCGGTAGTGCAGTCCTGACAACAACTCGTGATCGAGTAGTTGCTAAATTAATGGCGGACACAACTCATGAACCCTATGATATCACAGGATTACATCCAGACTTCATCAAGGAAATTATTGAGGCAAGGGCATTCAGTTCAAAAAAGGAAAGGGATGCTAAGCTAGTTGAGATGGTTGGTGATATTGCAAAGAGATGTGCTGGATCTCCTTTAGCTGCTACAGCAGTTGGCTCCCTGCTTCATACAAAGACCAGTGTGGATGAATGGAATGCTGTATTAAGCAAAAGCGCCATATGCGATGACGAGACTGAAATTTTACCAATACTCAAGCTCAGCTATAATGGGTTGCCACCACATATAAGGCAATGCTTTGCTTTCTGTGCTATTTTCCCCAAGGATTATGAGATAGATGTGGAAAAGCTAATCCAATTATGGATGGCCAATGGTTTTATCCCAGAGCAACATGGGGTGTGTCCTGAGATCACTGGTAAAAAAATCTTCATGGACCTGGTGTCAAGATCATTTTTTCAAGATGTGAACAAAGTCCCATTTGAAGTCTATGACATAGAAGATCCTAGAGTTACTTGCAAGATTCATGATCTTATGCATGATCTTGCACAGTCTTCTATGGGAACAGAATGTGCTACGATAGTAGCAGAGCCtagtcaggccttgtttagttcaccccgaaatccaaaaagttttcaagattccctgtcacatcgaatcttgcggcacatgcatgaagcattaaatatagacgaaaacaaaaactaatcacacagtttgactgtaaatcacgagacgaatcttttgactctagttagtctatgattggacaatatttaccacaaacaaacgaaagtgctacagttccaaaaacttttcagttttcggaactaaacaaggcctcagagtGATAACAACTTCCCATATTCTGCTCGACATTTATTTATATCTGTTGGTATACCAGAAGAGATTTTGAATACTTCTATGGAGAAAGGATCTATGGCTGTCCAAACACTGATATGCACTAGATATGCATATCAAGATCTGAAGCATTTGTCAAAATACAGATCCATACGTGCACTAAGGATCTACCGAGGTTCATTATTGAAACCAAAGTATCTGCATCACCTGAGGTACCTTGATCTCTCGGATAGATATATGGAAGCACTTCCTGAAGAAATAAGCATCTTATATAATCTACAGACTTTGGACCTTTCAAACTGTGGAAAGCTTAGACAACTTCCAAAGGAAATGAAGTATATGACTGGCCTCCGTCACCTATATATTCATGGATGTGATGGGTTGAAGAGCATACCCTCAGAGTTGGGAAACCTCACTTCCCTACAGACGCTTACATGCTTTGTGGCAGGTACTGGCTCTGGCTGTAGTAATGTGAGAGAACTTCGTCAGTTAGaccagcttggtggtccactaGAGCTAAGGCAACTAGAGAATGTGGCAGAAGCAGATGCGAAAGCAGCACATATTGGGAACAAGAAAGATTTAACCAGGTTGACATTAAGATGGACGACTTCTCGAGAAAAGGAGGAACAAGATAAGAGTACTAAGATGCTGGAGGCCCTCAAGCCTCATGATGGTCTGAAGGTTCTAgatatatatggctatggtggAGGCACTTATCCAACTTGGATTTGGATGAATACGTTGCAACAAATGGTGAAGCTTACACTATCGGGTTGCAAGAATCTCAAGGAGCTTCCTCCACTGTGGCAGTTACCAGCTCTAAAGGTTCTTAGCTTGGAGGGATTGGAAAGTCTTAATTGCCTATGCAGCGGTGATGCAGCAGTCACGCCATTTATGGAACTGAAGGAGCTTTCACTGCGCAAGATGCCAAACTTTGAGACATGGTGGGTCAATGAGTTACAAGGGGAAGAGTCAATATTTCCTCAGGTTGAGAAGTTGTCCATATACAACTGCGAAAGGCTGACTGCATTGCCGAAAGCATTAATGATTAAGGATACTTCAGGAGGAGTTATTAATAAAGTGTGGCGCTCGGCATTTCCAGCGCTGAAGAAATTAAAATTAGATGATATGCAAACCTTTCAGAGATGGGAGGCAGTCCAAGGAGAAGAGGTGACATTTCCTCGGCTTGAGAAGCTTGTAATTGGGCGGTGCCCAGAATTGACTAGTCTCCCTGAAGCACCAAATCTAAGTGAATTGGAGATCCATAGAGGCAGTCAACAAATGCTCGTACCGGTAGCAAACTGCATCGTCACTGCTTCGTCGTTGTCGAAACTGGAGTTGTATATCGATGACAGAGAGACAGCATGGCCGGATGGCGACAGCTTGATTCAACTGGTGGATGGCGAGGAGAAACAGAGTCACAATAAATCCCCTTCCGCTCTCACAGTTATGGAGTTATACAGGTGCAACGTTTTCTTCTCTCACTCAAGTGCTCTGGCGCTTTGGGCATGTTTAGTGCAGCTTGAAGATTTGGAAATTAGAAAATGCGAGGCTCTCGTCCACTGGCCAGAAGAAGTGTTCCAGAGCCTGAAATCCTTGAGGAGCTTAAGAATTCGGGACTGCAACAATCTTACAGGACGCAGGCATgcttcttctgagcagtcttCGACTGAACGGAGCAGTGTACTACCGGCATCTCTCAAGTCATTATTTATTGACAGCTGTCCTAAACTCGAGTCTATCGCATTCAGCAAGCAGCTGGATACTAGTACGAGTTCACGAGGTGGTGCTGCAGCACAGGACGACAGATCAGCATTAATTCAAGGGTCAGGGTCCTGCAACGACGCCACGGCATCCACACCAGTTCCTAAGCTTCCATCATCAACTAGACATCACTTCCTTCCTTGTCTAGAATCTCTAATAATATCCGAGTGCAATGGCTTGACAGAGGTTCTCGATCTTCCTCCGTCCATCGAGACTTTGACAATTTTTGGCTGCGACAATCTTCGAGCCCTTTCAGGACAGCTGGATGCCGTCCAAACATTAAGTATTGTGGGCTGCAGTAGCTTGAAATCATTGGAATCTCTCTTAGGAGAGCTCGCTTTGCTGGAAGAGCTCTACCTTTCTCGTTGCAAAAGCCTGGTGTCATTACCAAACGGGCCTCAAGCATACTCATCTCTCAGGAGTCTTACTATCCAGTATTGTCCTCGTATAAAGTTGCTTCCCCAGAGCTTACAACAACGTTTGGGCGATCTCAAGGACGAGGACAAACAACCAGATGCCCATT from Sorghum bicolor cultivar BTx623 chromosome 8, Sorghum_bicolor_NCBIv3, whole genome shotgun sequence encodes:
- the LOC8063290 gene encoding putative disease resistance protein RGA4, with translation MAELMATMVVGPLVSMVKEKASSYLLDQYNVMEGMEEQHETLKRKLPAIMDVIADAEEQAAAHREGAKAWLQALRKVAYQANDVFDEFKYEALRREAKKKGHYKKLGFDVIKLFPTHNRVVFRYRMGNKLRQILEALEVLIIEMHAFRFEFRPQPPMPKDWRQTDSNIIDHQEIASKSRGKEKEEVVNKLIGDQVSNSQLMVLPIVGMGGLGKTTLAQLVYNDSEVKKHFQLQLWVCVSDNFEVDLIAKSIVEAKEKSSSNSSEKSPLERLKEAVSGKRYLLVLDDVWNRDVNKWGKLKSSLQHGGSGSAVLTTTRDRVVAKLMADTTHEPYDITGLHPDFIKEIIEARAFSSKKERDAKLVEMVGDIAKRCAGSPLAATAVGSLLHTKTSVDEWNAVLSKSAICDDETEILPILKLSYNGLPPHIRQCFAFCAIFPKDYEIDVEKLIQLWMANGFIPEQHGVCPEITGKKIFMDLVSRSFFQDVNKVPFEVYDIEDPRVTCKIHDLMHDLAQSSMGTECATIVAEPSQSDNNFPYSARHLFISVGIPEEILNTSMEKGSMAVQTLICTRYAYQDLKHLSKYRSIRALRIYRGSLLKPKYLHHLRYLDLSDRYMEALPEEISILYNLQTLDLSNCGKLRQLPKEMKYMTGLRHLYIHGCDGLKSIPSELGNLTSLQTLTCFVAGTGSGCSNVRELRQLDQLGGPLELRQLENVAEADAKAAHIGNKKDLTRLTLRWTTSREKEEQDKSTKMLEALKPHDGLKVLDIYGYGGGTYPTWIWMNTLQQMVKLTLSGCKNLKELPPLWQLPALKVLSLEGLESLNCLCSGDAAVTPFMELKELSLRKMPNFETWWVNELQGEESIFPQVEKLSIYNCERLTALPKALMIKDTSGGVINKVWRSAFPALKKLKLDDMQTFQRWEAVQGEEVTFPRLEKLVIGRCPELTSLPEAPNLSELEIHRGSQQMLVPVANCIVTASSLSKLELYIDDRETAWPDGDSLIQLVDGEEKQSHNKSPSALTVMELYRCNVFFSHSSALALWACLVQLEDLEIRKCEALVHWPEEVFQSLKSLRSLRIRDCNNLTGRRHASSEQSSTERSSVLPASLKSLFIDSCPKLESIAFSKQLDTSTSSRGGAAAQDDRSALIQGSGSCNDATASTPVPKLPSSTRHHFLPCLESLIISECNGLTEVLDLPPSIETLTIFGCDNLRALSGQLDAVQTLSIVGCSSLKSLESLLGELALLEELYLSRCKSLVSLPNGPQAYSSLRSLTIQYCPRIKLLPQSLQQRLGDLKDEDKQPDAHFYHGLNYCKYAIKRHFCA